In Vibrio sp. JC009, a single window of DNA contains:
- a CDS encoding GntR family transcriptional regulator encodes MIDKHSPIPIYLQIEQLLTEKITKGELQPGDMLPSEPEMTELYGVSRMTIRKAVDYLVRQGVVERQRGRGTFVAQPRAEFKMSLPLDKHLTSSEVAEFMNAPIQNKLLHLSKEKADEQVAEALKVEVGTPVWYMTRLRLIRDVPFVYESTHMLYDPFEDLTEEALNGSKYLYVSGHGLEIMGSQKQLRAELPNQEVRNHLGLRRDEPVLNATSVAFLKDNIPFEVSKIYYNQEYYTFTLSTDR; translated from the coding sequence ATGATAGACAAACATTCCCCAATTCCAATTTATCTTCAGATAGAGCAGTTGCTTACGGAAAAAATTACCAAAGGTGAGCTGCAACCAGGGGATATGTTGCCATCAGAGCCTGAAATGACCGAACTATACGGCGTTTCAAGGATGACTATCCGTAAAGCCGTTGACTATCTGGTTCGCCAGGGAGTCGTCGAAAGGCAACGGGGAAGAGGCACATTTGTTGCCCAGCCAAGGGCTGAGTTCAAAATGTCTCTTCCGCTGGATAAGCACCTGACATCCAGTGAAGTGGCGGAGTTTATGAATGCCCCTATTCAGAACAAGCTACTTCACCTGTCAAAAGAGAAGGCCGATGAGCAGGTCGCCGAGGCACTGAAAGTGGAAGTGGGCACACCGGTCTGGTATATGACCCGTTTGCGCTTGATCCGGGATGTTCCTTTTGTGTATGAAAGCACACATATGCTTTATGACCCCTTTGAAGATCTGACAGAAGAAGCGCTGAATGGTTCAAAATACCTCTACGTCTCTGGTCATGGACTCGAGATTATGGGAAGCCAGAAGCAGTTAAGAGCAGAGCTGCCGAATCAGGAAGTGCGTAATCACCTTGGACTCAGAAGAGATGAGCCGGTATTGAACGCGACTTCAGTGGCTTTCCTGAAAGATAATATTCCCTTCGAAGTATCAAAGATTTACTACAACCAGGAATACTACACCTTTACCCTGAGCACTGACCGCTAA
- a CDS encoding MATE family efflux transporter translates to MLVLPATLKLILSRTLPLTVGVFAMMLVQLVDTIFIGQLGVDELTVQGITLPFNTVIIGFQVGIGVAATCIISRELGNRNKEKANVTAFISVVFGIAAIAVISLLLWLFKSAVFSLFISADTSPEHITGLQRIFVNYWPIWLVSAISGAALYLISAVYRANEDTKTPGFILVAASVINLILDPILIFALDLGINGAAIATCTAFLLCTGYLLLKARGKDWFSVARFSAVHQSYFIQLLKMTAVTTINQILPSVSAVLGMFLISGLGTDAIAFWSLMTRIETFILVLSLSLTMSIPPIVGRYLGEGNVGKISDLLSTTAKFLLGFHFTIALIVALGSDQFVPLLSDVPELNAWMAFALLIIPFSYGPLGLCMVVVSTFNALGLPKRATLISFIRLFVFYIPAIWLGTQDGSVTTTIVAATVANLLAGLNAWWMLKRHLEPEAQPSDGLVKA, encoded by the coding sequence ATGCTTGTTCTCCCGGCAACGTTAAAGTTAATTTTAAGCCGCACACTGCCTCTGACTGTAGGCGTGTTTGCGATGATGCTGGTTCAACTGGTTGATACCATTTTTATTGGTCAGCTGGGTGTGGATGAACTGACGGTGCAGGGAATTACGCTACCATTTAATACAGTGATTATTGGTTTTCAGGTGGGGATAGGTGTAGCCGCAACCTGTATTATCTCCCGTGAACTGGGCAACCGGAACAAAGAGAAGGCGAATGTTACTGCGTTTATCTCTGTGGTATTTGGTATCGCGGCAATCGCTGTTATCAGCCTGCTTTTATGGCTGTTTAAGTCGGCTGTTTTCTCGCTGTTTATTTCCGCGGATACCAGTCCTGAGCATATTACCGGTTTGCAACGCATCTTTGTAAACTACTGGCCTATCTGGCTGGTGAGTGCCATTTCAGGGGCTGCACTTTATCTTATTTCTGCTGTTTACCGTGCCAATGAGGATACAAAGACACCTGGCTTTATCCTTGTCGCGGCCAGTGTCATTAATCTGATTTTGGATCCGATCCTTATTTTTGCTCTGGATTTAGGTATCAATGGTGCTGCGATTGCAACCTGCACGGCGTTTCTGCTTTGTACCGGCTATCTGCTGTTAAAAGCCAGAGGCAAAGACTGGTTTAGTGTTGCCCGGTTTTCAGCCGTGCATCAAAGCTATTTTATTCAGTTGCTGAAAATGACGGCGGTGACCACAATCAACCAGATTTTACCTTCGGTTAGCGCAGTATTAGGCATGTTTCTGATATCCGGCCTTGGCACCGATGCCATTGCATTCTGGAGCCTGATGACCAGAATTGAGACCTTTATTCTGGTGCTGTCTCTGTCGCTGACCATGTCGATTCCGCCGATTGTCGGGCGGTATCTAGGAGAGGGAAATGTCGGGAAGATTTCTGACTTGCTTAGCACCACAGCAAAATTTCTGCTTGGTTTTCACTTTACGATTGCCCTTATCGTTGCATTAGGCTCAGATCAGTTTGTGCCATTGTTGAGTGATGTTCCTGAGTTAAATGCCTGGATGGCATTTGCCTTGCTTATCATCCCTTTCAGCTACGGTCCGCTGGGGCTGTGTATGGTGGTGGTTTCAACATTTAATGCATTAGGATTGCCTAAACGCGCAACGCTCATTTCCTTTATTCGTCTCTTTGTCTTTTATATTCCGGCTATATGGCTGGGTACTCAGGACGGAAGCGTGACAACGACCATTGTTGCAGCAACCGTCGCCAACCTGCTCGCCGGCCTGAATGCCTGGTGGATGCTGAAGAGGCACCTGGAGCCTGAAGCCCAGCCAAGTGACGGGCTTGTAAAGGCATAG
- a CDS encoding PTS transporter subunit EIIC produces MKNFGSKLQDLGKALMMPISVIAAAGIFLGLAAALQNPNITGQGFNQLEIVQLVLGFIRKVSGSLFGNLPLFFAVAAAIGMAKDEKPTAAFAAIVGFIAMHVGVNYSLLAQGLTPATTSVDYLVSQGMDRTAAMMYAAEFGRTLGIFTYHMSVLGGVIAGLITAYLHNRFYTITLPTAINYFGGRRFVPIITVIVLPLVGVFLSFIWPTIGSAIASIGQFIGEAGSFGTFLFAFTERLLIPTGLHHILNETVRFTPIGGVATVDGESIVGALSIFNTWLADPASMSLDTVREASRFLAQGKIPVMMFALPGAALAMYHCARPEHKTRVKALVLAGALASFTTGITEPLEFSFIFVSPVLYVFHAVMTGLSFALAQIFGVIIGNVQGGVIDFLVFGVLGGSQTSWWYELLLGACYFPLYYFVFRTVILKMNVKTPGREDESQTVTVNVMPASEKAKEIIEGLGGSENIQLVDNCFTRLRVKVLDMNKIKDDSLLATGATGVKRATDVDVQVIYGPQVESIANDVKQALAV; encoded by the coding sequence ATGAAAAATTTTGGTTCTAAGTTACAAGACTTAGGAAAGGCGCTAATGATGCCGATTTCGGTTATCGCGGCTGCCGGTATTTTCCTCGGACTAGCCGCTGCGCTGCAAAACCCGAACATCACAGGCCAGGGTTTTAACCAGCTTGAAATCGTTCAGCTAGTGCTTGGTTTCATCCGTAAAGTATCTGGCTCTCTGTTTGGTAACCTGCCTCTGTTCTTTGCTGTTGCTGCTGCTATCGGTATGGCGAAAGACGAAAAGCCAACGGCTGCATTCGCCGCTATCGTTGGCTTTATTGCCATGCATGTTGGTGTTAACTACAGCCTTCTGGCTCAGGGCCTTACCCCGGCAACCACTTCTGTCGATTACCTTGTAAGTCAGGGTATGGACCGCACTGCAGCTATGATGTATGCCGCTGAATTCGGCCGTACACTGGGTATCTTTACTTATCACATGAGTGTACTTGGTGGTGTTATCGCAGGTCTGATCACTGCATACCTGCATAACCGCTTCTACACCATCACGCTGCCAACTGCGATTAACTACTTCGGTGGTCGCCGCTTTGTTCCAATCATCACGGTGATCGTGCTACCGCTTGTAGGTGTATTCCTCTCGTTCATCTGGCCAACTATCGGTTCTGCTATCGCAAGCATTGGTCAGTTTATCGGTGAAGCGGGCAGTTTCGGTACCTTCCTGTTTGCATTTACAGAGCGTCTGCTGATCCCAACCGGTCTGCACCACATTCTGAACGAAACAGTACGCTTTACTCCTATCGGTGGCGTAGCGACCGTTGACGGTGAAAGCATCGTTGGTGCACTTAGCATCTTCAACACATGGCTTGCAGATCCAGCTTCAATGAGCCTTGATACAGTTCGCGAAGCATCACGCTTCCTGGCTCAGGGCAAGATCCCGGTAATGATGTTCGCACTTCCTGGTGCAGCACTGGCGATGTACCACTGTGCACGCCCGGAACACAAAACACGTGTAAAAGCTCTGGTTCTTGCGGGTGCGCTGGCTTCATTCACAACCGGTATTACAGAGCCTCTTGAGTTCAGCTTTATCTTTGTTTCTCCGGTTCTTTATGTGTTCCACGCTGTGATGACCGGTCTGTCATTTGCTCTGGCACAAATCTTCGGCGTGATTATCGGTAACGTACAGGGCGGTGTGATTGACTTCCTGGTATTCGGTGTACTGGGTGGCTCTCAGACTTCATGGTGGTACGAGCTTCTGCTTGGCGCTTGTTACTTCCCGCTGTACTACTTTGTATTCCGCACAGTAATCCTGAAGATGAATGTGAAGACTCCGGGCCGTGAAGATGAATCACAAACAGTCACAGTAAACGTAATGCCTGCTTCTGAAAAAGCAAAAGAGATTATCGAAGGCCTTGGCGGCTCAGAAAACATCCAGCTGGTAGACAACTGCTTCACCCGTCTGCGCGTAAAAGTACTGGATATGAACAAGATTAAGGATGACTCGCTGCTGGCTACAGGTGCAACCGGCGTGAAACGGGCAACAGATGTTGACGTGCAGGTTATCTATGGCCCGCAGGTAGAAAGCATTGCCAATGATGTAAAACAGGCTCTGGCTGTATAA
- a CDS encoding glycosyltransferase family 4 protein — translation MNILLAHFRVGETDGVSLEMDKWKWALESLGHKVFYLAGSSGSCDAELIPELHYLEPLNDEFIHNAYVERSDYSSEAVLLEAIDSRANAIADGIIHVIQKHDIDIIVPNNIWSLGYHLPAASGLMKAVEATQTRVICHHHDFHWERVKYSNPTSEGISELLNTLFPPKHPLVTHCVINRIALNELKQRRDIDSTVVPNVFDFHCSNWQKDEYNSDLRERFDIKEHDVIFLQATRIVSRKGIELAIDLIDQIASQKEQLLGKTLYNGQIFSEESQLILMFAGMCEEPEYLEKLESKARKLKVKLLFINDLVGHSRGEKNGQKVYSLWDVYCHADIITYPSLLEGWGNQFLEGLVAKVPMAVYRYPVYDLDIADYKFNIIDLGNSHNTDEQGLATIEADQLKRAADETIRYLLDADMRQAKVEQNYQIGETHFSYQALKELLAIIFTD, via the coding sequence ATGAATATTCTGCTGGCACACTTCCGGGTAGGAGAAACCGATGGTGTTTCTTTAGAAATGGATAAATGGAAATGGGCACTGGAAAGCCTGGGACACAAAGTGTTCTACCTTGCGGGTAGCTCGGGCAGCTGTGACGCAGAGCTCATCCCTGAACTTCACTATTTAGAACCATTGAACGATGAGTTTATTCATAACGCCTATGTCGAACGTTCAGACTATTCTTCGGAAGCGGTTTTGCTGGAAGCCATTGATTCCCGTGCAAATGCCATTGCAGATGGAATAATTCACGTAATCCAGAAGCACGATATCGATATCATTGTCCCGAACAATATCTGGTCTCTGGGCTATCACCTTCCGGCCGCGTCTGGTCTGATGAAAGCTGTGGAAGCGACACAAACCAGAGTTATCTGCCATCACCACGACTTTCACTGGGAGAGGGTTAAGTACTCCAATCCGACTTCTGAAGGCATTTCAGAACTGCTTAACACTCTGTTCCCGCCTAAGCATCCTCTGGTCACTCACTGTGTTATCAACCGGATTGCCCTGAATGAACTGAAACAGCGTCGCGATATCGACTCGACTGTGGTTCCTAATGTGTTCGATTTTCACTGCAGTAACTGGCAGAAGGATGAATATAACAGTGATCTCAGAGAGCGCTTTGATATCAAAGAGCATGATGTCATCTTCCTGCAGGCAACCCGGATTGTGTCACGCAAGGGGATAGAGCTTGCCATCGATTTGATCGATCAGATCGCATCACAAAAAGAGCAGCTTCTGGGCAAAACCCTCTACAACGGCCAGATCTTCAGCGAAGAGAGCCAGCTGATTCTGATGTTCGCCGGTATGTGTGAAGAGCCGGAGTATCTGGAAAAGCTGGAAAGCAAAGCGCGTAAGCTCAAGGTTAAACTGCTGTTTATTAATGACCTGGTTGGCCATTCCCGCGGTGAAAAAAACGGACAGAAAGTCTACTCCCTCTGGGATGTTTACTGCCATGCAGACATTATCACCTACCCGAGCTTACTTGAAGGCTGGGGAAATCAGTTCCTTGAAGGCCTGGTTGCCAAAGTTCCTATGGCGGTGTACCGCTATCCGGTTTATGACCTGGATATTGCCGACTACAAGTTCAATATCATCGACCTTGGCAACAGCCACAATACCGATGAGCAGGGACTGGCAACCATTGAAGCTGACCAGCTGAAACGCGCCGCAGATGAAACGATCCGCTACCTTCTGGATGCGGATATGAGACAAGCCAAAGTAGAACAAAACTATCAGATTGGCGAAACACACTTCTCTTACCAGGCTCTGAAAGAGCTTCTGGCCATTATTTTTACTGACTAA
- a CDS encoding 6-phospho-alpha-glucosidase, producing the protein MTKAFNIVLVGGGSTWTPGLLKALCKRKDTFPLKRLVMFDVNAGRQEVIGEYAKLLFSEEYPELDFEYTTDKDVAYKDMDFVLCQMRTGGYEMREKDEKIPLAHGVIGQETCGPGGFAYGMRSIGDMIEMVEDVRARAPQAWILNYTNPAAIVADALKKRFPQDEKILNICDQPVNLLRSYGRLLDVNPDEFDPVYFGLNHFGWFTHLYNQQGEDLAPKLKAYISENGFMPVDAEQRDQSWLDTYAAVADMLRDFPDYLPNTYLQYYLYPEYKLSKLDPEYTRANEVMDGREKRVFDECRQAVIDGTTKNSTVVHNDAHGDMIVEVAESIAFNQKRKFVVILENNGLVANLDDDVMVEVTAELGFNGPRPYGVGKIPTFYKGMIEQQFAYERLTVEAWFEGSYTKALQALTLNRTIVDAKKARQVLDALIEANKEFWPELK; encoded by the coding sequence ATGACTAAAGCATTTAATATCGTACTGGTTGGCGGCGGTTCTACCTGGACTCCTGGTCTTCTTAAAGCACTATGTAAGCGTAAAGACACCTTCCCTCTGAAGCGTCTGGTAATGTTTGATGTAAACGCAGGCCGCCAGGAAGTGATCGGCGAATACGCCAAGCTGCTGTTCTCTGAAGAGTACCCTGAGCTGGATTTCGAATACACCACGGACAAAGACGTAGCTTACAAAGATATGGATTTCGTACTTTGCCAGATGCGTACCGGCGGCTACGAGATGCGTGAAAAAGATGAGAAGATCCCTCTGGCTCACGGCGTAATCGGCCAGGAGACTTGTGGCCCTGGCGGTTTCGCTTACGGTATGCGTTCTATCGGCGATATGATCGAAATGGTGGAAGATGTTCGTGCCCGCGCTCCACAGGCATGGATCCTAAACTACACTAACCCGGCTGCTATCGTTGCAGATGCGCTGAAAAAGCGTTTCCCTCAGGACGAGAAAATCCTGAACATCTGTGACCAACCGGTTAACCTGCTTCGTTCATATGGCCGCCTTCTTGATGTAAACCCGGATGAGTTTGATCCTGTATACTTCGGCCTCAACCACTTCGGCTGGTTCACCCACCTGTACAACCAGCAGGGTGAAGATCTGGCGCCTAAGTTAAAAGCGTACATCTCTGAAAACGGCTTTATGCCGGTTGACGCTGAGCAGCGCGACCAGTCATGGCTAGACACATATGCGGCAGTAGCGGATATGCTTCGCGACTTCCCGGATTACCTGCCAAACACTTACCTGCAGTACTACCTGTACCCTGAGTACAAGCTGTCTAAACTTGACCCAGAGTACACCCGCGCAAATGAAGTAATGGATGGCCGTGAGAAGCGCGTATTCGACGAGTGTCGTCAGGCAGTTATCGATGGTACAACGAAGAACTCAACAGTAGTACACAACGATGCACACGGCGACATGATTGTTGAGGTAGCTGAATCTATTGCCTTCAACCAGAAGCGTAAGTTTGTGGTTATCCTTGAGAACAACGGCCTGGTTGCAAACCTTGATGACGATGTGATGGTAGAAGTAACAGCGGAACTTGGCTTCAACGGCCCTCGTCCATACGGCGTTGGTAAGATCCCAACATTCTACAAGGGTATGATCGAGCAGCAGTTCGCTTATGAGCGTCTGACAGTTGAAGCATGGTTTGAAGGCTCTTACACCAAAGCACTTCAGGCTCTGACTCTGAACCGTACTATTGTTGATGCGAAGAAAGCCCGTCAGGTTCTGGATGCGCTAATCGAAGCAAACAAAGAGTTCTGGCCTGAATTAAAGTAA
- a CDS encoding phosphomannomutase CpsG (capsular polysaccharide biosynthesis protein; catalyzes the formation of D-mannose 6-phosphate from alpha-D-mannose 1-phosphate) — protein MNHLTCFKAYDIRGKLGEELNEDIAYRIGRAYAQYLTPKTVVVGGDARETSEALKLAVAKGLMDGGSNVIDIGMTGTEEIYYAAKSMDVCGGIEITASHNPINYNGMKLVREQAKPISGDTGLNEIKRLAEQNQFNQTEVKGSLSKVSNLQSYTEHLLSYISPKNITPLKLVVNAGNGAAGHVIDALEKQFEQLNVPVEFIKIHHNPDPTFPNGIPNPLLPENRAATSQAVIKHNADMGIAWDGDFDRCFLFDEKGQFIEGYYIVGLLADAFLQKDPGAKIIHDPRLTWNTIDIVAGRGGTPVMSKTGHAFIKERMRSEDAVYGGEMSAHHYFRDFAYCDSGMIPWLLVSELVCLKQQPLSALIKDRIQAYPSSGEINTTLKRPQTAIKRVFATFSSEAINIDRTDGLSMEFDNWRFNLRSSNTEPVVRLNVESRADPALVEEKTAEIINLLRM, from the coding sequence ATGAATCATCTCACTTGCTTTAAAGCTTACGATATCCGGGGAAAACTCGGAGAAGAACTGAATGAAGACATCGCATACCGGATTGGCCGGGCTTATGCCCAGTACCTGACCCCAAAAACAGTGGTGGTTGGCGGCGATGCCCGTGAAACTTCAGAAGCACTGAAACTGGCTGTCGCTAAAGGCTTAATGGATGGCGGCAGTAACGTTATCGATATTGGTATGACAGGAACGGAAGAGATTTACTACGCCGCTAAGTCGATGGATGTTTGCGGAGGTATTGAAATCACCGCCAGCCATAATCCCATAAACTACAACGGTATGAAACTGGTCCGCGAACAGGCAAAACCGATAAGTGGTGATACCGGGCTGAATGAAATAAAACGTCTGGCAGAGCAGAATCAGTTTAACCAGACGGAAGTCAAAGGCTCACTAAGCAAAGTATCGAATCTGCAAAGCTATACAGAACACCTGCTCAGTTATATCAGCCCGAAAAACATTACCCCGTTAAAGCTGGTTGTCAATGCGGGCAATGGCGCTGCCGGTCATGTGATTGATGCACTTGAAAAGCAATTTGAGCAACTGAATGTCCCGGTTGAGTTTATCAAGATCCACCATAATCCGGATCCTACCTTCCCGAACGGCATTCCAAACCCGCTGCTGCCGGAAAACCGCGCTGCGACCAGTCAGGCGGTGATTAAACACAATGCAGATATGGGCATCGCCTGGGACGGCGACTTTGACCGCTGTTTTCTGTTTGATGAAAAAGGTCAGTTTATTGAAGGCTATTACATCGTAGGGCTGCTGGCTGACGCTTTTCTGCAAAAAGATCCGGGTGCTAAAATAATCCATGACCCGCGTCTTACCTGGAATACCATTGATATCGTAGCAGGACGTGGCGGAACGCCTGTAATGTCTAAAACCGGTCATGCATTTATCAAGGAACGTATGCGCAGTGAAGATGCCGTGTATGGCGGAGAGATGAGTGCGCACCACTATTTCCGTGACTTTGCCTACTGTGACAGCGGCATGATCCCATGGCTCTTGGTCAGCGAGCTGGTTTGCCTTAAACAGCAACCTCTTTCTGCTTTGATAAAAGACCGTATTCAGGCCTACCCTTCTTCAGGAGAGATCAATACAACACTGAAAAGGCCACAAACCGCAATCAAAAGAGTATTTGCCACTTTTTCCAGCGAGGCAATAAACATTGACCGCACCGACGGCCTGAGCATGGAGTTTGATAACTGGCGCTTTAACCTGCGCAGCTCCAACACAGAACCGGTTGTGCGCCTTAATGTTGAAAGCCGGGCAGACCCGGCTTTAGTGGAGGAAAAGACAGCTGAAATAATAAATCTGTTGCGGATGTGA